Genomic segment of Terriglobia bacterium:
TCTCCCTTTCAGCAACTCACTTTTATAGCGCCATTTTGATTGTCAGGTAAACACTTTTCTCATTAGGAACCTCAAGATTGTTCCCACTTCCTTTCCGTATTCGAAAATACGTCAGGCGGCCTCACGCCGTTGTTAGAACTGCCGAAATTATCTGTCGACGTTTGCGCCGACGCTCGCGGGGATGGAGAGTCAGAAGGTTCTGGCTCGCCCTCTGCCAGATTGTTTTAATCGCTCAGCTTATCTTTCGCTGAAATGAAATGGACATGCAGCTCCGGCGGAGGCCCTATCGTGTATTGCTCAATCGGTAATGAGTCGAACCAATTGTGAAGTTCTCTGGTTGCCCGCATATCGCCAGATGCGGCCTTGTTCATCATCTGAGTCAAAGTCGCTTCGAGCTTGGTGATGCTGCATGGGCGACCATTCTTAGTAACCCTGACACGCTCATTTACGATCTTCATAAATGTCGCCACTAAGCCTGAGGAACCTCTGGGGCGTCCTTTTCGATTTCCTGATTGGCCTTTTACGAACTGTGTGTGTTTGGGCGGCTTACCGTAACCAATGTCATATTCACCCTTATGCCTCGCCATTTGTCGCCTCCACAGCTGTTGCAAGTTCATCAAAACACTTGCCCGTTCCTGCGTGAATTGCACGATCTCCGGTATGTCGCTGCCAGCGTCTGATTGCTACATCGACATACAGCGGATCAATTTCTATCCCATGGCAGACACGTCCCACGCGCTCGGCTGCTATTAATGTGGTGCCAGAGCCAAGGAAGCTGTCAAGAACCAAATCACCCCGAGCGGAGCAGTCGAGCAAAGCATCGGCTACTAGATTTATCGGCTTACAAGTTGGATGCAGCGCGAGGAGATTCCCTTCATCACCCTGGCGCGCGAGAGTGTTTACGCCTGCATATTCCCACACGTTTGTGCGGTTACGTCCATACTGGCCTAACATGACGTTGTTGCGGTGGACCCCTCTGCCGTTGCGAAAGACAAAGACAAGCTCATGTCGGGAGCGATAGAGCGATCCCATTCCCCCGTTGTTCTTCACCCAAACGCAAACGTTAAGGAGGTCGCTGTAAGATTGATCGCCAGCGGCCATGAGCTCTTTTATGTGTCTCCAGTCCATGCAGACGAAATGAACGGAAGCCGTGACGCTGTAGAGAGTCAACAGGCGCAGGGCTGAGAGGAGAAAGGCGACGAATTCGGTCCCGCTCATCTCCCCGGCGGCCATTTTGAACTCTCGATGGTGGATCGTGCCTTTGCCGCAAACGTTACCGTCAATCTGTACATTGTAGGGCGGGTCGACGAAGACAATATCCGCGCGCCGGCCCTCCATTAATTGATTGAAAGAGCACTCCTGAATGGCGCTACCGCACAATATCCGATGCTTTCCTAGTTGCCACAGGTCGCCGGGGCCAGTAGTGGCCTGCGCGGTCTCATCGATTATGAAGTCATCGGCAGGATCATTTTTTTCTGGCTTGGGCTCTTGCAGTATCAAGTCAACTTCAGCCATCTCAAAACCAATGTCCGTGACATCCAAGTCTTCGCCAATCGTCAGCAGATACTGCAGCTCGATGGCGAGGATTTCTTCGTCCCAGCCTGCTAATTCTGCCAAGCGATTGTCTGCCAAAACGTATGCTCGAATTTCATCCTCTGTTAGGTTTTCCAGCAGGATCGTCGGTACTTTTTCAAGTCCGAGCAGCTTGGCGGCCCGGACGCGACCGTGGCCTGCGATGATTCTGTTATTTCGGTCAATAATGACAGGATTGACAAAACCAAACCTGCGGATGCTGGCAGCGATTTTGCGAATTTGCCGTTTGGTGTGCGTCCTGGCATTTTGGCAATTTTCTACCAGGGTGCTTATGAGAAGGTAAACGATAGCCAGCTCAGGAACGCTGGCTTTCAGCTGCTCTTGATTCAGTGCTTGTCGAATTTTGGGCCATAAATCTCCTCGTTGGTGGTAGCCGATCGCTGAGCTCTTCTTTCGCAAGAAGTCTCTGAGTAAGAATTATTTGGGCTGTGGCACTGAGGTTCAAGAATTACTTATTTGCGATACACTGTATTACGTACTATTAATAATATATGCCGCGATCGAAACTACACACGCCTCTCCTCCTCAATGAACCGTCGAGGGAGGACTTGGCACACATTTGCCGTGTCCTAAACGGGGAGAAACAGCCGGAGCTTCGGTTGGCTTTGAGCCGA
This window contains:
- a CDS encoding DUF5681 domain-containing protein, with amino-acid sequence MARHKGEYDIGYGKPPKHTQFVKGQSGNRKGRPRGSSGLVATFMKIVNERVRVTKNGRPCSITKLEATLTQMMNKAASGDMRATRELHNWFDSLPIEQYTIGPPPELHVHFISAKDKLSD
- a CDS encoding ParB N-terminal domain-containing protein — protein: MKASVPELAIVYLLISTLVENCQNARTHTKRQIRKIAASIRRFGFVNPVIIDRNNRIIAGHGRVRAAKLLGLEKVPTILLENLTEDEIRAYVLADNRLAELAGWDEEILAIELQYLLTIGEDLDVTDIGFEMAEVDLILQEPKPEKNDPADDFIIDETAQATTGPGDLWQLGKHRILCGSAIQECSFNQLMEGRRADIVFVDPPYNVQIDGNVCGKGTIHHREFKMAAGEMSGTEFVAFLLSALRLLTLYSVTASVHFVCMDWRHIKELMAAGDQSYSDLLNVCVWVKNNGGMGSLYRSRHELVFVFRNGRGVHRNNVMLGQYGRNRTNVWEYAGVNTLARQGDEGNLLALHPTCKPINLVADALLDCSARGDLVLDSFLGSGTTLIAAERVGRVCHGIEIDPLYVDVAIRRWQRHTGDRAIHAGTGKCFDELATAVEATNGEA